In the genome of Sorangium aterium, one region contains:
- a CDS encoding DUF1592 domain-containing protein, producing MDPPVCEDGVVYPGRAPLRRLTRFEYNNTVRDLLGDTTDPAFSLPSEDVGNGFGNDADTLSVSSLLAEQLGTVAEGIAQRATATPEALAKLAPCASNVTAGSEEACARTIIERLAPRAYRRPVAAGEADELLALYSVGRKDATFAAGVATVIEALLQSPDFLYRIEKGTPDPERPQLRRPTGDEMATRLSYMLWGTMPDEQLRMAAQAGELSTKEGVRAHAERMLDDPRSRPTFRFFFDNLLPISSLADLERNADAFPTFSRTIGSLMREETQRFLEHEIFEGTGTWPSILTAPYTFVNEQLAAFYGIPGVTGDEFREVRLDTTQRLGLLTQGGLMAGTTHSNNTNPVVRGSFVLQKLMCISIPLPTGAILEQVKPPDPYSGKTARERFSQHSKDPVCAGCHKFMDPVGFAFENYDAVGLFRATENGVTIDPSGTVPETLGDVSGPIDLVQKLAGSEEVQSCFAKRWSEFAYGLTLRAEDRCTQQAITTAFEASGYNVKQLLIELTQTDAFHYLAPGQE from the coding sequence GTGGACCCGCCCGTGTGCGAGGACGGCGTGGTGTACCCCGGGCGAGCGCCGCTGCGGCGGCTCACGCGCTTCGAGTACAACAACACCGTTCGCGACCTCCTGGGCGACACGACCGATCCCGCCTTCTCGCTGCCGAGCGAGGATGTCGGGAACGGTTTCGGCAATGACGCGGACACGCTGTCGGTCTCGAGCCTGCTGGCCGAGCAGCTGGGCACCGTCGCGGAGGGCATCGCCCAGCGTGCGACGGCCACGCCGGAGGCGCTCGCGAAGCTCGCCCCTTGCGCGAGCAACGTGACGGCAGGGAGCGAGGAGGCGTGCGCGCGCACGATCATCGAGAGGCTCGCCCCGCGCGCGTACCGCCGGCCCGTCGCCGCCGGCGAGGCGGACGAGCTCCTCGCGCTGTACAGCGTTGGACGAAAGGACGCGACGTTCGCCGCCGGCGTCGCGACGGTGATCGAGGCGTTGCTTCAATCGCCCGATTTTCTCTACCGCATCGAGAAGGGCACGCCCGACCCGGAGCGCCCCCAGCTCCGCCGACCTACGGGCGACGAGATGGCGACGCGGCTCTCGTACATGCTCTGGGGCACGATGCCAGACGAGCAGCTGCGCATGGCCGCGCAGGCAGGTGAGCTATCGACGAAGGAGGGCGTGCGCGCGCACGCCGAGCGCATGCTCGACGATCCTCGGTCTCGGCCCACCTTCCGGTTCTTCTTCGACAACCTGCTCCCCATCAGCAGCCTCGCGGATCTCGAGCGAAACGCGGACGCCTTCCCGACCTTCTCTCGCACCATCGGCTCGTTGATGCGCGAGGAGACCCAGCGGTTCCTCGAGCACGAGATCTTCGAGGGGACCGGCACCTGGCCGTCCATCTTGACGGCCCCGTACACGTTCGTGAACGAGCAGCTCGCGGCGTTCTACGGCATCCCCGGGGTGACGGGCGACGAGTTCAGAGAAGTACGGCTCGACACGACCCAGCGCCTCGGGCTGCTCACCCAGGGGGGCTTGATGGCCGGCACGACGCACTCGAACAACACGAACCCCGTGGTCCGCGGCTCGTTCGTGCTCCAGAAGCTGATGTGTATCTCGATCCCGCTCCCCACCGGCGCGATCCTGGAGCAGGTCAAGCCGCCGGATCCTTACTCCGGCAAGACGGCGCGGGAGCGCTTCAGCCAGCACAGCAAGGATCCGGTCTGCGCGGGGTGCCACAAGTTCATGGATCCGGTCGGCTTCGCGTTCGAGAACTACGACGCGGTCGGGCTGTTCCGCGCCACCGAAAACGGCGTCACGATCGACCCGAGCGGCACGGTCCCGGAGACGCTGGGGGACGTGAGCGGGCCGATCGACCTGGTGCAGAAGCTCGCCGGCTCCGAAGAGGTTCAGAGCTGCTTCGCAAAGCGCTGGAGCGAGTTCGCCTACGGCCTCACCCTGCGCGCTGAGGATCGGTGCACCCAACAGGCGATCACGACCGCCTTCGAGGCGTCCGGCTACAACGTGAAGCAGCTCCTGATCGAGCTCACGCAGACGGATGCTTTCCACTACTTGGCTCCAGGACAGGAGTGA
- a CDS encoding ABC transporter permease, with the protein MLEKITEAAPTNANLTGIAILLFTGCAGALLLLRGRREAWPLLGLLALLLFNSVLSKNFFSIVERDGAYYGTPINLLNQGSEVMLLAIGLTLVIAVRGIDLSVGSVMALSGATCVILMKEAHCGPLLAALLSLAVAGGVGLFNGALVTALNIQPIIVTLISMVGVRGVAMLITRAEPVTHTDATFAFIGNGHVGGLPFSMVLVAAVFVVAALLCRRTALGLFMEAIGDNERASRLAGVDDRRIKLWLYGFSGLCAGIAGLVAASYISTADPDRVGRLRELDAIFAAVIGGTALTGGRFYLGGTLIGALLIQTLSTTMYIQHVPSEIEPMPKAGVMLLSCLLVSEESRRRLLELLGLKRGQ; encoded by the coding sequence ATGCTTGAGAAGATCACGGAAGCGGCGCCCACGAACGCCAACCTCACCGGCATCGCAATCCTCCTCTTCACCGGGTGCGCCGGCGCCCTGCTGCTCCTGCGCGGGCGCCGCGAGGCCTGGCCTTTGCTCGGCCTCCTGGCGCTCCTCCTGTTCAATTCGGTCCTGTCCAAGAATTTCTTCTCCATCGTCGAGCGCGACGGGGCTTATTACGGGACGCCCATCAACCTGCTCAACCAGGGCTCGGAGGTGATGCTCCTCGCGATCGGCCTGACCCTGGTGATCGCCGTGAGGGGCATCGATCTATCGGTCGGCTCGGTCATGGCGTTGTCTGGCGCCACCTGCGTGATCCTGATGAAGGAGGCTCACTGCGGGCCGCTCCTGGCTGCGCTCTTGTCGCTCGCCGTCGCCGGCGGCGTCGGTCTGTTCAACGGCGCGCTGGTGACGGCGCTGAACATCCAGCCCATCATCGTGACCTTGATCAGCATGGTCGGTGTCCGCGGCGTCGCCATGCTCATCACCCGCGCCGAGCCCGTGACGCACACGGATGCGACGTTTGCGTTCATCGGCAACGGTCACGTCGGTGGCTTGCCGTTCTCCATGGTGCTGGTGGCCGCCGTGTTCGTCGTCGCCGCGCTGCTCTGCCGGAGGACGGCGCTCGGCCTGTTCATGGAAGCGATCGGCGACAACGAGCGGGCGAGCCGGCTCGCCGGCGTCGACGACCGCCGCATCAAGCTCTGGTTGTACGGCTTTTCCGGCCTGTGCGCCGGCATCGCCGGCCTCGTGGCCGCCTCGTACATCTCCACGGCCGACCCCGATCGCGTGGGGCGCCTGCGGGAGCTGGACGCCATCTTCGCCGCGGTGATCGGCGGTACGGCGCTCACCGGCGGGCGCTTCTACCTGGGTGGCACCCTGATAGGAGCGTTGTTGATACAAACGCTCTCCACCACGATGTACATCCAGCATGTCCCCTCGGAGATCGAGCCGATGCCCAAGGCCGGCGTGATGCTGCTCAGCTGTCTGCTGGTCTCGGAGGAGTCGCGCCGGCGGCTGCTCGAGCTGCTCGGCCTCAAGCGGGGGCAGTAG
- a CDS encoding DUF1552 domain-containing protein has product MLRGAGAIAVALPWLEIMGPERTARAAPEPAKRFLAVYTPGGTVLNRWRPTGTETSFTLSPILAPLAPVQNRLLVVDGLDMKSALGEQHQAGIVAWLTGTAQEGANNGGYGSGPSIDQVIAARISAGQKAQASIQIAVRWATGKAHGLLSPMNAANYENAAPHKPIPPRLDPVEIFTKLFGTLNPSDNNDAARRLARQQSILDFLDRRYSAVSAALGAADKQKIDQHLTKIREIEQSLSSTDTPTTMSSCKAPTMVDTSDYNPRTGLNADDKGNVKDTSTDAAIPKVGKLMTDMLVMALACDITAVGTLQWSDTEAKHTFPWLNLTEHHHFYQHDGGFKPAECERICNWYSKQHLYLLQEMEKIDMGGHSLLDESVVFFGSELSDPPSHKKNDMPFLLAGGGGGLRTGRWVRYSHLPHNNLLVSILNLFGDTRTTFGDPRYCTGPLTNLT; this is encoded by the coding sequence ATGCTGCGGGGTGCCGGCGCCATCGCCGTCGCGCTTCCCTGGCTGGAGATCATGGGCCCCGAACGCACCGCGCGCGCGGCCCCCGAGCCCGCCAAGCGTTTCCTCGCCGTCTACACGCCCGGCGGGACCGTGTTGAACCGCTGGAGGCCGACCGGCACGGAGACGAGCTTCACCCTGAGCCCCATCCTTGCGCCGCTCGCTCCGGTGCAAAACCGCCTGCTCGTCGTCGACGGCCTCGACATGAAGAGCGCGCTCGGGGAGCAGCACCAGGCCGGGATCGTCGCCTGGCTCACCGGTACGGCGCAAGAGGGCGCCAACAACGGCGGCTACGGGAGCGGGCCGTCCATCGATCAGGTGATCGCCGCCCGGATCTCCGCTGGTCAAAAGGCGCAGGCGAGCATCCAGATCGCGGTGCGCTGGGCGACGGGCAAGGCCCACGGCCTGCTGTCGCCGATGAACGCTGCGAACTACGAGAACGCCGCGCCGCACAAGCCGATCCCGCCGCGCCTCGATCCGGTGGAGATCTTCACCAAGCTCTTCGGTACGCTGAACCCGAGCGACAACAACGACGCCGCCCGTCGCCTCGCGCGACAGCAATCGATCCTCGACTTCCTCGACCGGCGCTACTCCGCCGTGTCCGCGGCGCTCGGCGCCGCCGACAAGCAGAAGATCGACCAGCACCTGACGAAGATCCGCGAGATCGAGCAGAGCCTCAGCAGCACCGACACCCCGACCACGATGAGCTCTTGCAAGGCCCCGACGATGGTCGACACGTCCGACTACAACCCGCGCACCGGGCTCAACGCGGACGACAAGGGCAACGTCAAGGACACCTCGACCGACGCGGCGATCCCCAAGGTCGGCAAGCTCATGACCGATATGCTGGTGATGGCGCTCGCCTGCGACATCACCGCGGTCGGCACCCTTCAGTGGAGCGACACCGAGGCGAAGCACACCTTCCCCTGGCTCAACCTGACCGAGCACCACCATTTCTACCAGCACGACGGCGGCTTCAAGCCGGCCGAGTGCGAGCGCATTTGCAACTGGTACTCGAAGCAGCACCTCTACCTCCTGCAGGAGATGGAGAAGATCGACATGGGCGGGCATTCGCTGCTCGACGAGAGCGTCGTCTTCTTCGGCTCCGAGCTCTCGGATCCGCCGTCGCACAAGAAGAACGACATGCCGTTCCTGCTGGCCGGCGGCGGCGGGGGCCTGCGCACCGGACGCTGGGTCCGGTACTCGCACCTCCCGCACAACAACCTGCTCGTCTCGATCTTGAACCTGTTCGGCGATACCAGGACCACCTTTGGCGACCCGCGGTACTGCACCGGACCGCTCACGAACCTGACCTAG
- a CDS encoding NAD-dependent epimerase/dehydratase family protein, with protein sequence MIEAKRILVTGAAGKVGQTFIRRFLSDPAFEGWKVRALCHNRMLERTARVEVLRGTIEDRAVVNEATEGVSHVLHLATSKETPESIMDVAVKGMFWLLEACRVSPTFEQFILVGGDAGMGHFFYPHPVPVTETQRHSAYPGCYALSKVLEEVMLEQYYIQYELNGCCLRAPWIMEKDDFKAQLSFGDDVFGGPRWRDLVGAEASEGYVRSDAVPVMLDRRGEPVKRNFVHVEDLVTAILKAIHHEKARQQTFNICMDEPVDYGELARYLEATRGLPSVRVKTPFHSTWLDNSKAKFLLGWRPQYDLARLTDAAFDYVRAPDDPRVTWYPG encoded by the coding sequence ATGATCGAGGCCAAGCGAATTCTGGTCACCGGGGCGGCGGGCAAGGTCGGCCAGACATTCATCCGAAGGTTCCTGTCGGACCCCGCGTTCGAGGGGTGGAAGGTCCGCGCGCTGTGCCACAACCGCATGCTGGAGCGGACGGCGCGCGTGGAGGTGCTGCGTGGGACCATCGAGGACAGGGCCGTCGTCAACGAGGCGACCGAGGGGGTGAGCCACGTGCTGCACCTGGCGACGAGCAAGGAGACCCCCGAGAGCATCATGGACGTAGCCGTCAAAGGCATGTTCTGGCTGCTGGAGGCCTGCCGCGTCAGCCCCACGTTCGAGCAATTCATCCTGGTCGGGGGCGACGCCGGGATGGGCCACTTCTTCTATCCGCACCCCGTCCCCGTGACGGAGACCCAGCGGCACAGCGCCTACCCGGGCTGCTACGCGCTGTCCAAGGTGCTCGAGGAGGTCATGCTCGAGCAATATTACATTCAATATGAGCTCAACGGATGCTGCCTGCGCGCGCCCTGGATCATGGAGAAGGACGACTTCAAGGCGCAGCTGTCCTTCGGCGACGACGTGTTCGGAGGGCCGAGGTGGCGCGATCTGGTCGGCGCCGAGGCATCGGAGGGGTACGTCCGCTCGGACGCCGTGCCGGTGATGCTCGACCGCCGCGGCGAGCCGGTGAAGCGTAACTTCGTGCATGTGGAGGATCTGGTCACCGCGATCCTCAAGGCCATCCATCATGAGAAGGCTCGCCAGCAGACCTTCAACATCTGCATGGATGAGCCCGTGGACTACGGCGAGCTGGCGCGTTACCTGGAGGCGACGCGGGGCCTGCCGAGCGTGAGGGTGAAGACGCCGTTCCATTCGACGTGGCTGGACAACTCGAAGGCGAAGTTTCTGCTCGGTTGGCGGCCGCAGTACGACCTGGCGAGGCTCACGGATGCCGCCTTCGACTACGTGCGCGCGCCCGATGACCCGCGCGTCACGTGGTACCCCGGTTGA
- a CDS encoding ABC transporter substrate-binding protein → MNPQNHVSRRLFLAILGSASVAAGCSREESDAARASQKPASEADAAGRKPKKLSEIVVGFSQTGAESSWRIAHSKSIQEEAEKRHVQLLFADGQNVHNNQVNAVNGFITKGVDVIVIAPQESVGWKPTLKEAKRAGIPVVLTSRGVDAEEDLYETVMVADFVWEGRRAGEWLAKQTNGNARIIELVGTPAADVAVMRKTGFAEAIAKHPDMKIIASQSGDFTRTKGKAVMETLLAAHKGEINAVYAHNDDMALGAIQAIQAAGLKPGQDIQVISIDAVKPAFEAMMEGKLNATVECNPLHGPLLFDTIDKIVRGEKVPKRTIVPGQIFEREQAAAAIGSRPY, encoded by the coding sequence ATGAACCCTCAAAACCACGTGTCACGGAGGCTCTTCCTGGCCATCCTGGGCTCGGCGTCCGTCGCCGCCGGCTGCTCCCGCGAGGAGAGCGACGCGGCGCGCGCCTCCCAGAAGCCGGCGTCGGAGGCCGATGCCGCGGGGCGGAAGCCGAAGAAGCTGTCCGAGATCGTGGTCGGCTTCTCGCAGACGGGCGCCGAGAGCTCCTGGAGGATCGCGCACAGCAAGTCGATCCAGGAGGAAGCGGAGAAGCGCCACGTGCAGCTCCTCTTCGCAGACGGTCAGAACGTGCACAACAACCAGGTCAACGCCGTCAACGGGTTCATCACCAAGGGCGTCGACGTCATCGTCATCGCGCCGCAAGAATCCGTGGGCTGGAAGCCCACGTTGAAGGAGGCCAAGCGCGCCGGGATCCCGGTGGTGCTCACGAGCCGGGGCGTGGACGCCGAGGAAGATCTGTACGAGACGGTGATGGTCGCGGACTTCGTCTGGGAGGGGCGCAGGGCAGGGGAGTGGCTCGCGAAGCAGACGAACGGCAACGCGCGGATCATCGAGCTCGTGGGCACGCCGGCGGCGGACGTGGCGGTGATGCGCAAGACCGGCTTCGCCGAGGCCATCGCGAAGCACCCGGACATGAAGATCATCGCGAGCCAGAGCGGTGACTTCACGCGCACCAAGGGAAAAGCCGTGATGGAGACGCTGCTCGCGGCCCACAAGGGCGAGATCAACGCCGTCTACGCGCACAACGACGACATGGCGCTCGGGGCGATTCAGGCGATCCAGGCGGCGGGGTTGAAGCCCGGGCAGGATATCCAGGTGATATCGATCGACGCCGTGAAGCCGGCGTTCGAGGCCATGATGGAGGGGAAGCTGAACGCGACGGTCGAGTGCAACCCCCTGCACGGCCCCCTGCTCTTCGATACGATCGACAAGATCGTGCGCGGTGAGAAGGTGCCGAAGCGGACGATCGTCCCTGGCCAGATCTTCGAACGCGAGCAGGCGGCGGCGGCCATCGGCTCGCGGCCCTACTGA
- a CDS encoding ABC transporter permease subunit, producing MLRWDRRDLPLMVTAVLLIALYSGVLVCYDAARSLRFLVDLIKGNAAMGLCAVGMTFVILSGGIDLSVGSVVALTTVLVGTLVAGGCHPVVAFCVGLAVSVAFGAMTGHLIHRFSLPPFLVTLAGMFFARGAAFLVSMQPIGIDHPALDWIVDELGFALAIPGLDRTWVPATALLFLIVLVLGVILGRSTSFGRNVLAIGGDRQAALLMGVPLGATTVCLYALCGLCAGLGGVTTALIDSAGKPNIGAGLELEAIASVVIGGTLLTGGAGSVVGTVMGVMITGIVRAVINLDGRLPSPWHHISIGLLLLVFIVMQQVLIRSAPAARGVEYGHHR from the coding sequence ATGCTCCGCTGGGATCGGCGGGATCTGCCGCTCATGGTGACCGCGGTCCTCCTGATCGCGCTCTACTCGGGGGTGCTGGTCTGTTACGACGCGGCGCGCAGCCTGCGTTTCCTGGTCGACCTGATCAAGGGGAACGCGGCGATGGGCCTCTGCGCGGTGGGGATGACCTTCGTCATCCTGTCGGGGGGCATCGACCTCTCGGTCGGCTCCGTCGTCGCGCTCACGACGGTCCTCGTGGGCACGCTGGTCGCCGGTGGCTGCCACCCGGTGGTGGCGTTCTGTGTCGGCCTCGCGGTGTCGGTCGCGTTCGGCGCGATGACGGGGCACCTGATCCATCGTTTCTCTCTGCCCCCGTTCCTCGTGACGCTCGCGGGCATGTTCTTCGCCCGCGGCGCGGCGTTCCTCGTCAGCATGCAGCCCATCGGCATCGATCACCCTGCGCTGGACTGGATCGTCGATGAGCTCGGCTTCGCGCTGGCGATCCCGGGCCTGGACCGGACCTGGGTCCCGGCGACGGCGCTCCTGTTCTTGATCGTCCTCGTGCTCGGCGTGATCCTCGGCCGTAGCACGAGCTTCGGCCGGAACGTCCTCGCCATCGGCGGGGACAGGCAGGCCGCGCTGCTCATGGGGGTGCCGCTGGGCGCCACGACGGTGTGTCTTTATGCGTTGTGCGGCTTGTGCGCGGGCCTCGGCGGGGTCACGACGGCGCTGATCGACAGCGCCGGAAAGCCGAACATCGGCGCGGGGCTGGAGCTCGAGGCCATCGCCTCGGTGGTGATCGGTGGAACGCTGCTGACCGGGGGGGCTGGCAGCGTCGTCGGCACCGTGATGGGCGTGATGATCACGGGCATCGTGCGAGCGGTGATCAACCTGGATGGACGGCTGCCGTCGCCCTGGCACCACATCAGCATCGGGCTGCTGCTGCTCGTCTTCATCGTCATGCAGCAGGTCCTGATCCGATCGGCCCCTGCAGCCAGGGGGGTGGAGTACGGTCATCATCGATGA
- a CDS encoding tetratricopeptide repeat protein: MTTDCRSELLTRVRRGVATEPDRLAFDAHLDACESCRTTWEIAQDFDAVGAAEPGDAERLARIVSAAIGAVAIDQRREGAPVWPASAPVRPDNDVRRGDEDARPGGGPAGRRGAGWRRSVWLYAAAVVLACGVAAATTALVRSRLEPTPAGSARLLEPAARAVVSRSRAVALAEAVPPPGEAAPAGARPAQPGAPAPVEAALPALAAPAPRPRDAGRGPSATASSASTAEQLFREANEARRAGNSQRAVELYRSLQKSFATSPEATLSLVSLGNLLLNTGAPAAALVQLDRYLGVAGSRPLAVEALYGRGRALRALGRSADEAQNWRRLLRDHPGSPYVEHARRRLAELGG, encoded by the coding sequence ATGACGACCGACTGCCGGAGCGAGCTCCTCACGCGGGTGCGCCGCGGCGTCGCGACCGAGCCGGACCGGCTCGCCTTCGACGCCCACCTCGACGCCTGCGAGTCCTGCCGGACCACCTGGGAAATCGCCCAGGATTTCGACGCCGTGGGCGCGGCGGAGCCCGGGGACGCAGAGCGCCTCGCGCGCATCGTGAGCGCGGCGATCGGGGCGGTTGCGATCGACCAGCGGCGCGAGGGCGCGCCCGTGTGGCCCGCGAGCGCGCCCGTGCGACCCGACAACGACGTCCGGCGCGGGGACGAGGACGCGCGACCCGGGGGCGGTCCCGCGGGGCGGCGCGGGGCCGGCTGGCGGCGCAGCGTCTGGCTCTACGCCGCGGCGGTCGTCCTCGCCTGCGGCGTGGCCGCCGCGACAACGGCGCTCGTCCGTTCGCGCCTGGAGCCGACCCCGGCGGGGAGCGCCCGTTTGCTCGAGCCCGCGGCGCGCGCGGTGGTGTCCCGTTCGCGTGCGGTCGCGCTCGCCGAGGCCGTTCCGCCTCCCGGCGAGGCCGCGCCGGCCGGCGCGCGGCCGGCGCAGCCGGGCGCGCCGGCGCCCGTCGAAGCGGCGCTTCCGGCGCTCGCGGCGCCTGCCCCGAGGCCGCGCGACGCCGGGCGCGGGCCGAGCGCGACGGCGTCCTCCGCGTCGACGGCCGAGCAGCTCTTCCGGGAGGCCAACGAGGCGCGGCGCGCTGGGAACTCGCAGCGCGCCGTCGAGCTCTATCGCTCGCTCCAGAAGAGCTTCGCGACGTCGCCCGAGGCCACGCTCTCCCTCGTGTCGCTGGGCAACCTGCTCCTCAACACCGGCGCGCCTGCCGCGGCGCTCGTGCAGCTCGACCGGTACCTCGGCGTGGCCGGCTCACGGCCGCTCGCCGTCGAGGCGCTCTATGGCCGCGGGCGCGCCTTGCGGGCGCTCGGCCGCTCCGCCGACGAGGCCCAGAACTGGCGGCGGCTGCTCCGGGATCACCCAGGCTCGCCGTACGTCGAGCATGCGCGCCGCCGTCTCGCCGAGCTCGGAGGGTGA
- a CDS encoding RNA polymerase sigma factor, which translates to MRGPAADLDAPPEGAPPRADELLGLARAAAARDPAAIRTLVTELGGAMLRSVRKVLGPRHPDVEDTTQEAVLALLQALPSFRAECTVLHFANRIAVMTALGARRRLRVRARFDEPGAPIDVAPDEGGASPFAEAVSNRRREMVLQVLDGMPEATAEALALHFVLGYTVDEIAALAGASPNTVWSRLRLGKEALRRAFANNAKLAELFRGRET; encoded by the coding sequence ATGCGGGGGCCTGCGGCTGACCTCGACGCGCCGCCGGAGGGAGCGCCGCCGCGGGCGGACGAACTGCTCGGGCTCGCCCGGGCCGCCGCGGCGCGCGATCCGGCGGCGATCCGCACGCTCGTCACGGAGCTCGGCGGCGCCATGTTGCGGAGCGTGAGGAAGGTGCTCGGCCCTCGTCACCCCGACGTCGAGGACACGACCCAGGAAGCCGTGCTCGCGTTGCTCCAGGCGCTGCCGTCCTTCCGCGCGGAGTGCACCGTGCTGCATTTTGCCAACCGCATCGCCGTGATGACCGCGCTCGGCGCGCGCCGGCGCCTCCGCGTGCGCGCGCGCTTCGACGAGCCGGGCGCGCCGATCGACGTGGCCCCGGACGAGGGCGGCGCGTCGCCGTTCGCCGAGGCGGTCTCGAACCGGCGGCGTGAGATGGTGCTCCAGGTGCTCGACGGGATGCCCGAGGCCACGGCGGAGGCGCTCGCCCTCCATTTCGTGCTCGGCTACACGGTCGACGAGATCGCGGCGCTCGCCGGCGCCTCTCCGAACACGGTCTGGAGCCGGCTCCGGCTCGGCAAGGAGGCGCTGCGGCGCGCGTTCGCCAACAACGCGAAGCTGGCCGAGCTCTTCCGGGGGAGGGAAACATGA
- a CDS encoding sugar ABC transporter ATP-binding protein: MPVSKALLSVEGLSKSFPGVRALHDVHVEARAGEIQALMGENGAGKSTLIKLLTGVYSPDAGTLRLGGAVIRPTSPRHAESLGISAVHQEISLIPHLSIADNIMLGRQPRRFGLIDGRAVRAKAREALARLSLDLDVSRSVAALPTALQQMVAIARALAVDARILILDEPTSSLDEAETLRLFDVMRGLKAQGLAILFVTHFLDQVYAVSDTITVLRNGCLVGQYASSELPRLELVQAMLGVKLGAKDRAAPGGPAGPGGEASAAEPALAARGLERKGVIGPIEFALRPGEVVGLAGLLGSGRSETARMLFGIEPADRGELAVNGRATEIKTPRHAIRAGLAYCPEDRKVDGIIPNLSVRENLLLALQASQGALRVLPRHERERLVQHYIKTLSIKTPSPETPVKLLSGGNQQKVLLARWMAMQPRILLLDEPTRGVDIGAKLEIEALVKSLSEKGVATVLISSELEEVARNCSRVVVLRDRKQQGELVGESVTPSSIIQAIAHQKEAPSDA; the protein is encoded by the coding sequence ATGCCTGTCTCGAAAGCCTTGCTCTCTGTCGAGGGCCTCAGCAAATCGTTCCCCGGAGTTCGCGCTCTGCACGACGTGCACGTCGAGGCGCGCGCCGGCGAGATCCAGGCGTTGATGGGGGAGAACGGGGCCGGCAAGTCGACGCTGATCAAGCTGCTTACCGGCGTCTATTCTCCCGACGCCGGGACCTTGCGCCTCGGCGGCGCGGTGATCCGGCCGACCTCTCCCCGCCACGCTGAATCGCTGGGGATCAGCGCGGTGCACCAGGAAATCAGCCTGATCCCGCACCTCTCCATCGCGGACAACATCATGCTGGGCCGGCAGCCTCGGCGCTTCGGCCTGATCGACGGGCGCGCCGTCCGCGCGAAGGCGCGTGAGGCCCTCGCGCGCCTCTCGCTGGATCTCGACGTGTCGCGATCGGTGGCGGCGCTGCCCACCGCGCTGCAGCAGATGGTCGCGATCGCCCGCGCGCTCGCCGTGGACGCGCGGATCCTGATCCTGGATGAGCCCACCTCCAGCCTGGATGAAGCGGAGACGCTGCGGCTCTTCGACGTCATGCGGGGGCTGAAGGCGCAGGGGTTGGCGATCCTCTTCGTGACTCACTTCCTGGATCAGGTCTACGCGGTCAGCGACACGATCACGGTGCTCAGGAATGGCTGCTTGGTGGGGCAGTACGCGAGCAGCGAGCTGCCTCGCCTGGAGCTCGTCCAGGCGATGCTGGGCGTCAAGCTCGGCGCGAAAGACAGGGCCGCGCCAGGCGGCCCCGCCGGTCCGGGAGGGGAGGCGAGCGCCGCGGAGCCGGCGCTCGCCGCGCGCGGCCTCGAGAGAAAGGGGGTCATCGGACCCATCGAGTTCGCGCTGCGGCCCGGCGAGGTGGTTGGGCTGGCGGGGCTGCTCGGCTCGGGTCGAAGCGAGACCGCCAGGATGCTCTTCGGGATCGAGCCCGCCGATCGCGGCGAGCTCGCGGTGAACGGACGCGCGACCGAGATCAAGACGCCACGGCACGCGATCCGGGCCGGCCTCGCGTACTGCCCGGAAGACCGCAAGGTGGATGGCATCATCCCGAACCTCTCCGTGCGAGAGAACCTCCTGCTCGCCTTGCAGGCCTCCCAGGGGGCGCTGCGGGTGCTCCCGCGCCACGAGCGGGAGCGTCTGGTCCAGCACTACATCAAGACCCTGAGCATCAAGACGCCGTCCCCGGAGACGCCCGTCAAGCTGCTCTCGGGCGGCAACCAGCAGAAGGTGCTGCTCGCGCGTTGGATGGCCATGCAGCCGCGGATCCTGCTGCTCGACGAGCCCACGCGCGGCGTGGACATCGGCGCCAAGCTGGAGATCGAGGCGCTGGTGAAGTCGCTCAGCGAGAAGGGGGTCGCCACGGTCTTGATCTCGTCGGAGCTCGAGGAGGTCGCGCGCAACTGCTCCAGGGTGGTGGTCCTGAGAGACCGCAAGCAGCAGGGCGAGCTCGTGGGAGAGTCCGTGACGCCTTCGTCCATCATCCAGGCCATCGCCCATCAGAAGGAGGCGCCGTCCGATGCTTGA